A genomic region of Thermococcus sp. contains the following coding sequences:
- the nucS gene encoding endonuclease NucS translates to MSKVRATINPSREELKHLIDSALSNEALLTIFARCRVYYDGRAKSELGSGDRVIIVKPDGAFLIHQNRKREPVNWQPPGSLVSLEERDPPVLRSVRRKPKEVLEVELEEVYLVSLFKAEDYEELALTGSEAEMAGMIFENPELIEPGFKPLFREKDIGHGIVDILGRDSGGNLVVLELKRRRAELHAVSQLKRYVETLKKEHPNVRGILVAPSLTSGAKKLLEVEGLEFRRVEPPKRSGKFQGRQTTLV, encoded by the coding sequence ATGTCAAAGGTTCGGGCAACTATCAATCCGTCACGGGAGGAACTCAAGCATCTCATTGATTCTGCACTATCAAACGAGGCCCTCTTAACTATTTTCGCGCGTTGCAGGGTCTACTACGACGGTAGGGCAAAGAGCGAGCTTGGTTCCGGCGACAGGGTCATAATCGTCAAGCCCGACGGGGCATTCCTCATCCATCAGAACCGAAAGAGGGAGCCAGTAAACTGGCAGCCGCCCGGGAGCCTCGTTTCCCTTGAAGAGCGTGACCCCCCAGTTCTCCGCTCCGTCAGGAGAAAGCCGAAGGAGGTTCTTGAGGTCGAGCTTGAGGAAGTTTACCTGGTTTCCCTCTTCAAAGCTGAGGACTACGAGGAACTGGCCTTGACAGGGAGTGAGGCCGAGATGGCCGGGATGATATTTGAGAACCCTGAACTCATAGAACCCGGATTCAAGCCCCTCTTTCGTGAGAAGGACATAGGACACGGTATAGTTGACATCCTGGGCAGGGATTCCGGCGGGAACTTAGTCGTCTTGGAACTGAAGCGGCGGAGGGCCGAACTCCATGCTGTCAGCCAGCTTAAGCGCTATGTTGAGACCCTTAAAAAAGAGCACCCGAACGTGAGGGGAATTCTCGTTGCTCCTTCCCTCACCTCAGGAGCGAAAAAGCTCCTTGAAGTTGAGGGGCTTGAATTTCGGCGTGTTGAGCCTCCAAAACGTTCAGGAAAGTTCCAAGGCAGGCAGACGACGCTCGTTTAA
- a CDS encoding DUF473 family protein: MEAMVLAGISRRVLDELMRNPHRTIELRSAKNVLAVEEALEKTMKLFLTHDPLTDIDIGTEGILAELLSMEELETRIPWEESDEREVTVCRARVKLVGLGRVVEIERKHHMMTVSIRELMPHEMGMS; encoded by the coding sequence ATGGAAGCGATGGTCTTAGCCGGCATCTCGCGGCGTGTGCTGGATGAACTGATGAGGAATCCCCACAGGACGATAGAACTGAGAAGCGCCAAGAACGTTCTGGCAGTGGAAGAGGCGTTGGAAAAGACAATGAAGCTCTTTTTGACCCACGATCCTCTCACGGATATTGACATTGGAACGGAGGGCATCTTAGCGGAACTCCTAAGCATGGAGGAACTTGAGACTAGAATACCCTGGGAGGAGAGCGACGAGAGGGAAGTAACGGTCTGCAGAGCTAGGGTAAAGCTGGTCGGCCTCGGGAGGGTTGTCGAAATCGAGAGAAAGCACCACATGATGACCGTGAGCATTCGCGAACTGATGCCCCACGAGATGGGAATGAGTTAA
- a CDS encoding transcriptional regulator — translation MKEVIIITKPETVKVLSEETRFKILQFLRERPMSINELSERLERDRTTVYRHIKVLQKVGLVEEFESHGNEKVYSRSARLFLIKADPDESIEQFRQAYIQVEAEKLVDILEKAGFKIKDRSELIKLAREVLDEIEVRSQPVLKRISQADIELTEIELFHLLNMLVFIQSPELQEKAKKARELMKL, via the coding sequence GTGAAGGAAGTTATTATAATCACAAAACCAGAAACCGTCAAAGTTCTCTCAGAGGAAACACGCTTTAAAATTCTCCAGTTCCTGCGAGAGAGGCCCATGAGCATCAACGAGCTGAGTGAGAGACTGGAGAGAGACAGGACGACGGTTTACAGGCACATCAAGGTCCTCCAGAAAGTGGGGCTCGTTGAGGAATTTGAGAGTCATGGAAACGAGAAGGTCTACTCAAGGAGCGCCCGCCTCTTCCTCATAAAGGCCGACCCCGACGAGAGCATAGAGCAGTTTCGACAGGCATACATTCAGGTGGAGGCCGAGAAGCTCGTGGACATACTTGAGAAAGCGGGGTTCAAGATAAAAGATCGTTCTGAGCTGATAAAACTAGCAAGGGAGGTCCTCGACGAGATCGAGGTACGCTCCCAACCGGTTCTTAAGAGAATATCTCAGGCGGATATAGAACTCACAGAGATCGAGCTGTTCCACCTCCTCAACATGCTGGTCTTCATTCAAAGTCCAGAACTTCAAGAAAAGGCCAAAAAGGCCAGGGAACTGATGAAGCTCTGA
- a CDS encoding DUF835 domain-containing protein: protein MIEFAFGVALLVAYVLLFYRYHFTNRRSLAYYSLALFALAVPFFVRDASVYSASLAFSAAFLWLANIEAADELFKPLPNAREFRYLALVPLAGLIFLFPGHPTVTLFILVGSIAGAGFYLMFVKSNDLRRVGLTELIFSSTATVWGFLFSSVYAELSAALGAFLMAYVVLDVFMGASLFEDFEFTDSRLDVKTGLLMMSSVPEGVLDGALVFSRSRGDGPNRFWITKVSGERSVSPTNLARMLDMAVKFMARAEEKGVRPVVVIDGLEYLMLENGFIPVLKFLTTLRDYAHLHGGTVILVGDDSFLDGKERTLLKRLMG from the coding sequence ATGATTGAGTTCGCCTTTGGGGTGGCCCTGCTCGTTGCCTATGTTCTTCTCTTCTACAGGTATCACTTCACCAACCGCCGCTCCTTGGCCTACTACTCCCTCGCCCTCTTCGCCCTCGCGGTCCCCTTCTTCGTGAGGGACGCCAGTGTTTATTCTGCATCCCTTGCATTCTCAGCAGCCTTTCTGTGGCTGGCCAACATCGAGGCCGCCGACGAGCTTTTCAAACCCCTGCCAAACGCCAGGGAGTTCCGCTACCTGGCCCTCGTTCCCCTCGCGGGCCTCATATTCCTCTTTCCGGGACATCCGACCGTGACCCTCTTCATCCTCGTCGGGAGCATTGCTGGGGCTGGGTTCTACCTCATGTTTGTCAAAAGCAATGACCTCCGCCGTGTGGGCCTCACAGAGTTGATTTTCTCCAGTACGGCGACCGTGTGGGGGTTTCTCTTTTCCAGCGTCTACGCCGAACTCTCGGCGGCTTTGGGGGCGTTCTTGATGGCCTACGTTGTCCTCGATGTTTTCATGGGTGCGTCCTTATTTGAGGACTTCGAGTTCACTGATTCCCGCCTGGATGTGAAGACCGGTCTCCTGATGATGTCTTCCGTCCCAGAGGGGGTTCTCGACGGCGCCCTGGTCTTCTCCCGCTCCCGCGGTGACGGCCCCAACCGCTTCTGGATAACCAAAGTTTCCGGAGAGAGGTCTGTTAGTCCCACGAACCTCGCTAGGATGCTTGACATGGCCGTCAAGTTCATGGCCCGGGCGGAGGAGAAAGGCGTAAGGCCTGTGGTCGTTATAGACGGCCTCGAATACCTCATGTTAGAGAACGGCTTCATCCCCGTTCTGAAGTTTCTCACCACTCTCCGCGACTACGCCCACCTCCACGGCGGCACTGTTATTCTGGTTGGTGATGATTCCTTCTTGGATGGGAAGGAGCGCACTCTATTGAAGAGGCTCATGGGGTGA
- a CDS encoding S-methyl-5'-thioadenosine phosphorylase has protein sequence MVKIGIIGGSGVYGVFEPKETVKMHTPYGRPSAPVQIGEIEGVEVAFIPRHGKHHEFPPHEVPYRANIWALHELGIERVIGVTAVGSLREGYKPGDIVITDQFIDFTKKRDYTFYNGPKVAHVSMADPFCPELRRIFYETAKELGFPVHEKGTYVCIEGPRFSTRAESMMFKQYAHIIGMTLVPEINLARELGMCYANLATVTDYDVWADKPVDAQEVIRVMAENNAKVQELLKKAVPKIPEERHCGCADVLKSMFV, from the coding sequence ATGGTGAAAATCGGTATCATCGGCGGCTCCGGCGTCTATGGTGTCTTTGAGCCAAAAGAGACGGTAAAAATGCACACCCCCTACGGCAGGCCGTCGGCTCCGGTGCAAATCGGGGAGATTGAGGGTGTTGAGGTCGCATTCATCCCACGGCACGGCAAGCACCATGAATTCCCGCCGCATGAGGTTCCATACCGGGCGAACATTTGGGCGCTTCACGAGCTTGGCATCGAGCGCGTTATAGGCGTTACCGCCGTTGGCTCCCTCAGGGAGGGGTATAAACCGGGGGACATAGTCATAACGGATCAGTTCATAGACTTTACCAAAAAGCGCGACTACACCTTCTACAACGGACCTAAGGTGGCCCACGTCTCGATGGCTGACCCCTTCTGCCCCGAGCTGAGGAGGATATTTTACGAGACGGCTAAAGAACTCGGCTTCCCCGTCCACGAGAAGGGCACCTACGTCTGCATTGAAGGCCCGCGCTTCTCAACTCGCGCCGAGTCGATGATGTTCAAGCAATATGCCCATATCATTGGGATGACGCTCGTCCCGGAGATAAATCTCGCGCGCGAGCTCGGAATGTGCTACGCGAACCTCGCAACCGTCACCGACTACGACGTCTGGGCCGACAAGCCCGTGGATGCGCAGGAGGTCATCAGGGTCATGGCCGAGAACAACGCCAAGGTCCAGGAGCTTCTTAAGAAGGCCGTTCCAAAAATCCCAGAGGAGAGGCACTGCGGTTGCGCTGATGTGCTGAAGAGCATGTTCGTCTGA
- a CDS encoding NAD(P)H-hydrate dehydratase, which yields MRIEDVYIWDINAKWLGISPLQLMENAGAGIARTIEEKFGKGLRIAVFSGTGNNGGDGFVAARHLSFDNKVTLFLVGDGTKIRSEEARHNWETLKGLDFVKITVLKDSSQIKPLDLSGYDVIVDALLGAGTRGEPREPIRSAIEKINEYSGRVKIVSIDLPSGYPSKIRVRADFAVTFQWDKEDYGDFERVITKIGYPRELHHLVGPGDAKFALRKTGEHKGQNGKLLVIGGSEDYFGAPYLASKAASYLVDLVYLTMPEYSARRIGDPDLILRPVEGRNFKPEHAGNLIELAEKVNAVVIGPGIGLTEETKVFVRELIKRCEKPMVIDADGLKALAEDLSVLKGKTFVLTPHTGEFKLLFGVKPEGSFVDMVKVVEEKASEVGGVVLLKGAYDIISDEKTWKYNKTGNRGMTTGGTGDVLAGLVGALLALGNEPLRAASVGAFLNGLAGDMAKEELGENFTALEVAKKVQEAVKWVDEF from the coding sequence ATGCGCATAGAGGATGTTTACATCTGGGATATCAATGCCAAATGGCTTGGGATTTCTCCACTTCAGCTCATGGAGAACGCCGGAGCGGGCATTGCACGGACGATAGAAGAAAAATTCGGAAAAGGCCTCAGGATAGCAGTCTTCTCAGGAACGGGCAACAACGGTGGCGACGGCTTTGTTGCCGCGAGGCATCTCAGCTTTGACAACAAGGTTACCCTCTTCCTCGTTGGCGACGGGACGAAGATAAGGAGTGAGGAGGCGAGGCACAACTGGGAGACACTGAAGGGGCTGGACTTTGTGAAAATAACTGTTCTTAAGGACTCCTCACAGATAAAGCCCCTTGACCTGAGCGGTTACGACGTTATAGTCGACGCCCTCCTCGGGGCCGGAACGAGGGGAGAACCCCGCGAACCGATACGCTCGGCGATTGAAAAGATAAACGAGTACTCTGGGAGGGTTAAAATCGTCAGCATCGACCTTCCGAGTGGCTATCCTTCAAAAATCCGCGTTAGGGCCGACTTCGCGGTGACGTTCCAGTGGGACAAGGAGGACTACGGGGACTTCGAAAGGGTAATAACCAAGATAGGCTATCCAAGGGAGCTTCACCACCTCGTCGGGCCGGGTGATGCAAAGTTCGCACTGAGAAAGACGGGCGAGCACAAGGGGCAGAACGGAAAGCTGCTCGTAATAGGCGGAAGCGAGGACTACTTTGGGGCACCCTATTTAGCATCGAAGGCCGCTTCGTACCTGGTTGACTTGGTTTACCTCACGATGCCCGAATATTCGGCGAGGAGAATAGGCGACCCCGATTTAATTCTCCGTCCGGTCGAGGGGAGGAATTTCAAGCCGGAGCACGCTGGTAATCTAATCGAACTCGCCGAGAAGGTCAATGCGGTCGTTATTGGTCCAGGAATAGGCCTCACAGAGGAAACAAAGGTCTTTGTACGGGAGCTTATCAAGAGATGTGAGAAGCCGATGGTGATTGATGCGGACGGGCTGAAGGCCCTCGCTGAGGACTTAAGCGTTCTCAAGGGTAAGACCTTCGTCCTGACGCCGCACACCGGTGAATTCAAGCTTCTCTTTGGCGTGAAGCCCGAAGGTTCGTTCGTGGACATGGTTAAGGTTGTTGAGGAAAAGGCCAGTGAGGTTGGGGGTGTTGTCCTGCTTAAGGGAGCATACGACATCATCAGCGACGAGAAAACCTGGAAGTACAATAAAACCGGAAACAGGGGCATGACAACCGGCGGAACTGGAGACGTTCTGGCAGGCCTCGTCGGCGCTCTCCTCGCCCTCGGCAATGAGCCGCTGAGGGCCGCTTCGGTTGGTGCGTTCCTGAACGGCCTCGCCGGTGACATGGCAAAGGAAGAGCTGGGAGAGAACTTTACCGCGCTTGAGGTGGCTAAAAAAGTCCAGGAGGCTGTGAAATGGGTGGATGAGTTTTGA
- the radA gene encoding DNA repair and recombination protein RadA gives MPKKKMAEDEIKELEEFEELEVVEKPPSSSTSKKKEKDIKTLEDLPGVGPATAEKLREAGYDSIEAIAVASPMELKEIAGISEGAALKIIQAAREAANIGTFMRADEYMEKRSAVGKISTGSKSLDKLIGGGVETQAITEVFGEFGSGKCFAKDTKVYYENDTLVHFETIEGMYRKYAETSGEIPFDGGYAVPLETVSVYTFDPKSGEIIRTKASYLYRERVEKLAEITLSKGYSLRTTFPHPVLVFRDGLQWIPAARLNVGDIVVGVKRVPANRIPVGEARAYFLGLFVAEGTSNPLSITTGSEEIKDFVVNFIEEHDGYRPTVEVRRSLYRILLRKKTAEWLGPLASSSASTKAVPEEIMNADDSAIVAFLAGYVDGNGYVRESLVEMTTKSADLSEGLVFLLKKLGITPNVSTKNIEDEVYHRIYITGEGRKDFEAVLRRTLLKSVNMNGGGVGRYPPALAKFLGKLYSKFRLPKRDHETAYHILTRNREVWFTEETLSRIEDYFKEALERLNEAEKAVLSGEKPDLPFAWTSLIKYGFTAGQVSNYRTRGLPRRKDLRERVVSAILAEIGRFRQVATLAIDTISLVRKLEFYEVRSSEPVEYKDWVYDLVIPWTHNFIAPNGLVLHNTQLAHTLAVMTQLPREDGGLNGSIIWIDTENTFRPERIRQIAENRGLDPDEVLKNIYVARAFNSNHQMLLIERAEEIIKKKAETDRPVKLLIVDSLMAHFRSEYVGRGTLAERQQKLAKHLSDLHRLADLYDIAVFVTNQVQAKPDAFFGDPTRPVGGHILAHSATLRIYLRKGKAGKRVARLIDSPHLPEGEAIFRITEKGAED, from the coding sequence ATGCCGAAGAAAAAGATGGCGGAGGATGAAATAAAAGAACTCGAGGAGTTCGAGGAACTGGAAGTCGTTGAGAAGCCTCCTTCAAGCTCAACCTCAAAAAAGAAGGAGAAGGATATAAAAACCCTTGAGGATCTGCCGGGCGTTGGTCCTGCAACTGCCGAGAAGCTCCGCGAGGCTGGCTACGACAGCATCGAGGCCATAGCAGTTGCCTCTCCGATGGAGCTTAAGGAGATAGCTGGGATAAGTGAGGGTGCCGCGCTCAAGATAATTCAGGCAGCAAGGGAAGCGGCGAACATAGGGACCTTCATGCGTGCCGATGAGTATATGGAAAAGAGGAGCGCCGTCGGTAAGATCTCAACTGGAAGCAAGAGCCTTGATAAACTCATAGGCGGCGGCGTCGAGACTCAGGCTATAACTGAGGTCTTTGGAGAGTTTGGGAGTGGAAAGTGCTTTGCCAAGGACACAAAGGTTTACTACGAGAACGACACACTGGTCCACTTTGAAACCATTGAGGGGATGTATCGGAAATATGCCGAGACCTCTGGAGAGATTCCCTTCGATGGTGGCTATGCGGTCCCCCTGGAGACCGTCTCGGTATACACTTTTGATCCTAAATCTGGCGAAATAATAAGGACAAAGGCTTCCTACCTCTACCGCGAGCGCGTCGAGAAGCTTGCGGAGATAACTCTATCCAAAGGTTACTCACTTCGAACCACGTTCCCCCACCCGGTTCTTGTCTTCAGGGACGGCCTCCAGTGGATCCCAGCGGCTCGGTTAAACGTTGGAGACATAGTGGTTGGTGTTAAGCGCGTTCCAGCGAACAGAATTCCCGTTGGGGAAGCTCGGGCGTACTTCCTGGGACTCTTTGTAGCAGAAGGCACGTCGAACCCGCTCTCGATAACCACGGGTTCAGAGGAGATTAAGGACTTCGTGGTAAACTTTATCGAGGAGCATGACGGCTACAGACCGACCGTTGAAGTGAGGCGTAGCCTTTATAGGATACTGCTCAGAAAAAAGACTGCAGAGTGGCTTGGCCCCCTGGCCAGCTCAAGCGCATCAACCAAGGCCGTGCCAGAGGAGATAATGAACGCCGACGATTCAGCAATAGTGGCGTTTCTGGCTGGTTACGTGGATGGGAACGGCTACGTTCGGGAGTCACTAGTGGAAATGACTACAAAGAGCGCTGACCTATCCGAGGGTCTGGTTTTCCTCCTTAAGAAACTTGGAATAACTCCAAATGTTTCCACTAAAAACATTGAGGATGAGGTTTATCACCGCATTTACATCACGGGGGAAGGTAGGAAGGACTTCGAAGCCGTTCTCAGAAGAACCCTCCTCAAGTCAGTGAACATGAACGGTGGCGGTGTTGGGAGGTATCCCCCGGCACTTGCCAAGTTCCTTGGAAAGCTCTACTCCAAGTTCCGCCTTCCAAAGAGGGATCATGAGACCGCTTATCACATACTAACGAGGAACCGGGAAGTCTGGTTCACGGAGGAGACACTTTCGCGCATTGAAGATTACTTTAAGGAAGCCTTGGAGAGACTCAATGAAGCGGAGAAGGCAGTTTTATCCGGAGAAAAGCCCGACCTTCCGTTTGCTTGGACGTCCCTCATTAAATATGGGTTCACTGCGGGGCAGGTGTCCAACTACCGCACAAGGGGGCTTCCGAGGAGGAAAGACCTTAGAGAACGGGTGGTCTCGGCGATCCTCGCGGAGATTGGTCGCTTTAGGCAGGTGGCCACCCTCGCCATTGACACGATAAGTCTTGTGAGGAAGCTGGAGTTCTATGAGGTTCGCTCCAGTGAGCCAGTTGAGTACAAGGATTGGGTTTATGACCTAGTTATACCATGGACACACAACTTCATCGCACCCAATGGTCTAGTGCTTCACAACACCCAACTCGCTCACACTCTGGCCGTCATGACCCAGCTGCCGCGCGAGGATGGCGGCCTTAACGGTTCCATCATTTGGATAGACACCGAGAATACCTTCAGGCCTGAGAGGATAAGGCAGATCGCAGAAAATCGTGGCCTTGACCCCGACGAAGTCCTTAAGAACATATACGTCGCGAGGGCCTTCAACAGCAACCACCAGATGTTACTCATAGAGAGAGCCGAGGAGATCATCAAAAAGAAGGCCGAGACCGACAGGCCGGTTAAGCTCCTCATAGTTGACTCTCTCATGGCCCACTTCAGGAGCGAGTACGTTGGCAGGGGAACGCTAGCGGAGAGGCAGCAGAAGCTGGCAAAGCACCTCTCCGACTTGCACCGCCTTGCGGACCTCTATGACATAGCGGTCTTCGTCACCAACCAGGTTCAGGCCAAACCCGATGCGTTCTTTGGCGACCCGACGAGGCCCGTTGGAGGGCACATCTTAGCGCACAGTGCCACGCTCAGAATCTATCTCCGTAAGGGGAAAGCCGGGAAGAGGGTGGCAAGGTTGATAGACAGCCCGCACCTGCCAGAGGGTGAGGCGATATTCAGAATAACCGAGAAGGGTGCCGAGGACTGA
- a CDS encoding [protein ADP-ribosylglutamate] hydrolase, translating to MPVEFEVVKGDITRFPAEAIVNAANRYLEHGGGVAYAIAKAAAGDAMEYIRISKKAMREQLGKTSINHGEVVVTPALRLERYGIRYVIHTVGPCCGGVWDGDKKEKLKKAILGALWKAEELGVRSIAFPAVSAGIYGCPLEAVVKTFEEVVGEFSGKAKSVERVYLVLYSERDYGRALKALRGPNL from the coding sequence ATCCCTGTGGAGTTCGAGGTTGTTAAAGGAGATATAACGAGATTCCCGGCTGAGGCGATAGTGAACGCTGCAAACCGCTATTTGGAGCACGGCGGCGGTGTTGCCTATGCGATAGCCAAGGCTGCGGCTGGAGATGCAATGGAGTACATCAGGATAAGCAAGAAAGCCATGCGCGAACAGCTTGGAAAAACCTCCATCAACCACGGCGAGGTCGTTGTAACTCCCGCACTGAGGCTTGAGAGATACGGAATCCGCTACGTCATCCACACGGTTGGACCTTGCTGCGGTGGAGTTTGGGACGGGGACAAGAAGGAAAAGCTGAAAAAAGCCATTCTGGGGGCGCTGTGGAAAGCAGAGGAGCTTGGTGTTAGGAGCATAGCCTTTCCTGCGGTAAGCGCCGGCATCTACGGCTGTCCTCTTGAGGCGGTCGTTAAAACTTTCGAGGAGGTCGTTGGGGAGTTCTCAGGGAAAGCGAAGAGCGTTGAGCGGGTTTACCTCGTGCTGTACTCGGAAAGGGATTATGGGAGAGCGCTAAAGGCGCTTCGCGGCCCTAACCTCTAA
- a CDS encoding proteasome assembly chaperone family protein — MENGKPVSIVLPDIENPLLIEGYPGVGLVGHIAANFLVRELGMEMVGYVESPFIPPMALILDGKPNPPLRFYGKDNVIIAVADVYVAPTLVNEIVRELTTYLKKRNAEKVISLGGIGIGFFKEQMDVWGVGAREELNKELEGNGVKLLQYGSIMGMSGRLLLEASRNKLDAYVILGETFGDRPDPKAAANVIEALKRLVPLEVSTEPLLQEAKAIEEQLRKMHEQMEQARKKAQQHYESIYL, encoded by the coding sequence ATGGAGAACGGAAAGCCGGTCAGCATAGTCCTGCCAGATATTGAGAATCCTTTACTGATAGAGGGATATCCTGGAGTTGGATTGGTCGGCCATATAGCGGCGAACTTTCTCGTCAGGGAGCTTGGAATGGAGATGGTAGGCTACGTCGAAAGCCCCTTCATCCCCCCGATGGCGCTCATCCTTGATGGAAAGCCAAACCCACCACTGCGCTTCTATGGAAAGGACAACGTAATCATCGCAGTTGCGGACGTATACGTGGCTCCAACGCTCGTCAACGAGATAGTGAGGGAGCTGACAACTTACCTGAAGAAGAGAAACGCGGAGAAGGTGATATCCCTAGGAGGCATTGGTATTGGGTTCTTTAAGGAGCAGATGGACGTTTGGGGTGTTGGAGCGCGGGAGGAACTCAACAAAGAGCTAGAAGGAAACGGGGTCAAGCTCCTCCAGTACGGCTCGATAATGGGAATGAGCGGCAGGCTTCTCCTTGAGGCGAGTAGGAACAAGCTGGATGCCTACGTCATTCTTGGGGAAACTTTTGGAGACAGACCGGATCCAAAGGCCGCCGCCAACGTCATCGAGGCGCTCAAGAGGCTCGTTCCGCTGGAGGTCTCAACAGAGCCGCTTCTGCAGGAGGCAAAAGCGATAGAGGAGCAGCTCAGGAAAATGCACGAACAGATGGAGCAGGCCAGGAAAAAGGCTCAACAGCATTACGAAAGTATCTACCTGTGA
- a CDS encoding amidohydrolase family protein, translated as MSILIKNGKVIYGRNFEVVEADVLIEGNRIAKVAKGINESTDTVIDAKGRIVSPAFINLHTHSPMGLFRGLADDLPLMDWLQNYIWPREAKLTREYTKVGAYLGALEMITSGTGTFLDMYFNMDAVAEVTLESGLRGYLSYGMIDLGDPERTEKEIKEALRTMEFMERLNSDRVNFVFGPHAPYTCSIALLGEVRRLASEHGKMITIHVSETMAEIGQITERYGKSPVVLLDEIGFFGRDVIIAHGVWLDSRDIQILARDGVTVVHNPGSNMKLASGVMPIQKLLNAGVNVALGTDGAASNNNLDMLEEMKLAALLHKVHNLDPTVADAKTVFRMATANGAKALGIEAGVIREGYLADLAVINFTRPHLRPVNNVISHLVYSANGNDVETTIVDGRVLMLDGEVLTLDEEKILSDAERVIGELA; from the coding sequence ATGAGCATTCTCATCAAGAATGGTAAGGTCATCTACGGGAGGAACTTTGAGGTCGTTGAGGCCGACGTTTTAATCGAGGGAAACAGGATAGCAAAGGTCGCGAAGGGCATAAACGAAAGCACCGATACCGTCATAGACGCCAAAGGAAGAATCGTTTCTCCTGCCTTCATTAACCTCCACACCCACTCGCCGATGGGCCTTTTCAGGGGTTTGGCCGATGACCTGCCTCTTATGGACTGGCTCCAGAACTACATCTGGCCACGCGAGGCAAAGCTGACGCGGGAATACACGAAAGTCGGGGCATATCTCGGCGCGCTTGAGATGATAACGTCGGGAACCGGAACCTTCCTCGACATGTACTTCAACATGGATGCCGTAGCTGAGGTGACGCTCGAGAGCGGTCTCCGCGGTTACCTCTCCTATGGCATGATAGACCTCGGCGACCCGGAGAGAACCGAGAAGGAAATCAAGGAAGCCCTTCGCACGATGGAGTTCATGGAGAGGCTCAACTCTGACAGGGTTAACTTTGTCTTCGGACCGCACGCGCCCTACACCTGCTCGATAGCACTGCTGGGAGAGGTCAGAAGGCTCGCGAGCGAACACGGCAAGATGATAACCATCCACGTAAGTGAGACGATGGCGGAGATAGGCCAGATAACCGAGCGCTATGGCAAAAGTCCCGTTGTTCTGCTCGACGAAATCGGCTTTTTTGGAAGGGACGTCATCATCGCCCACGGTGTCTGGCTCGACAGCAGAGACATCCAGATACTCGCGAGGGACGGGGTTACCGTCGTCCACAACCCAGGGAGTAACATGAAGCTGGCGAGCGGTGTCATGCCCATTCAAAAGTTGCTCAACGCTGGTGTCAACGTCGCCCTCGGTACCGACGGAGCGGCAAGCAACAACAACCTAGACATGCTTGAGGAGATGAAGTTGGCAGCGCTTCTTCACAAGGTTCACAACCTCGATCCGACCGTTGCCGATGCCAAAACCGTCTTTAGGATGGCGACTGCCAACGGTGCGAAGGCACTCGGAATCGAGGCTGGAGTAATAAGGGAGGGTTATCTGGCCGATCTGGCGGTAATCAACTTCACCAGGCCACACCTCAGGCCGGTGAACAACGTGATAAGCCACCTTGTCTATTCCGCCAACGGAAACGACGTCGAGACTACGATAGTGGACGGAAGGGTTTTAATGCTCGACGGGGAAGTACTGACACTGGACGAGGAGAAAATTCTCAGCGATGCGGAAAGGGTCATCGGTGAGCTGGCATGA